Proteins encoded within one genomic window of Paenarthrobacter sp. JL.01a:
- a CDS encoding 4-hydroxy-3-methylbut-2-enyl diphosphate reductase has product MTSTAVSIPMPTVPRRRRSPEEVQAAAPVTGPKKVLLAAPRGYCAGVDRAVIAVEKALEHYGPPVYVRKQIVHNVHVVSSLEEQGAIFVEETDEVPEGALVIFSAHGVSPAVVQSAEDRGLRTIDATCPLVTKVHREAVRFAKDDYDILLIGHEGHEEVEGTAGEAPEHIQIINGPHEVDKVTVRDPEKTIWLSQTTLSVDETMETVRLLKERFPTLQDPPSDDICYATTNRQVAIKKIAPQADLVIVVGSANSSNSVRLVEVALEYGAKSSYRVDFANEVDEAWFEGVATVGVTSGASVPEVLVQDVLRLLADYGYGEVQEVVTAEEDLLFSLPKELRATLKKAGDVSRALGGRGNRPTS; this is encoded by the coding sequence ATGACCAGCACAGCAGTTTCCATCCCTATGCCAACGGTGCCCCGCAGACGGCGTTCTCCGGAAGAGGTACAGGCAGCGGCCCCCGTTACGGGTCCCAAGAAGGTCCTGCTGGCAGCTCCACGCGGCTACTGTGCCGGTGTCGACCGGGCTGTCATCGCTGTTGAAAAGGCGCTGGAGCACTATGGGCCGCCCGTTTACGTGCGGAAGCAGATCGTCCACAACGTCCACGTGGTCAGCTCCCTGGAGGAACAGGGTGCCATCTTCGTCGAGGAAACCGACGAAGTTCCCGAGGGCGCACTGGTGATTTTTTCGGCTCACGGCGTTTCCCCCGCCGTCGTCCAGTCGGCGGAAGACCGTGGGCTGCGCACCATCGATGCAACGTGCCCCTTGGTCACCAAGGTCCACCGTGAAGCTGTCCGGTTTGCCAAGGACGACTACGACATCCTGCTGATCGGCCACGAAGGCCACGAAGAGGTCGAGGGGACCGCAGGTGAGGCCCCTGAACACATCCAGATCATCAACGGCCCCCACGAGGTCGACAAGGTCACCGTTCGTGATCCTGAGAAGACCATCTGGCTTTCGCAGACGACACTGAGTGTCGACGAGACCATGGAGACGGTCCGCCTGCTCAAGGAGCGTTTTCCCACGCTTCAGGATCCGCCCAGCGACGACATCTGCTACGCCACCACCAACCGCCAAGTGGCCATCAAGAAGATTGCTCCACAGGCTGACCTGGTGATCGTGGTTGGCTCGGCAAACTCCTCCAACTCGGTCCGCTTGGTCGAAGTGGCCCTTGAATACGGGGCCAAGAGCTCGTACCGGGTGGACTTCGCCAACGAAGTGGACGAAGCCTGGTTCGAGGGCGTGGCCACCGTGGGCGTGACGTCCGGGGCGTCCGTTCCCGAGGTGCTGGTGCAGGACGTTCTGCGACTGCTCGCCGACTATGGATACGGCGAAGTCCAGGAAGTTGTGACCGCTGAGGAAGACCTCCTCTTCTCGCTGCCCAAGGAGCTGCGTGCCACCTTGAAGAAGGCCGGCGATGTGTCCCGTGCCCTCGGCGGACGTGGAAACCGGCCCACCTCCTAG
- the ychF gene encoding redox-regulated ATPase YchF — protein sequence MALTIGIVGLPNVGKSTLFNALTRNQVLAANYPFATIEPNVGVVNLPDPRLAKLAEIFGSQKLLPAPVSFVDIAGIVKGASEGEGLGNKFLANIREAEAIAQVVRVFDDPDVIHVDGKVDPRSDMETINTELILADLQTIENAIPRIEKEVKIKKRDAAELAAIKAAQVVLERGDTIFSSIKTDKLEMAHLKELGLLTAKPFIYVFNADEGILGDPAKQEELRALVAPADAVFLDAKLESDLVELDEEEAREMLEMNGQSESGLDQLARVGFHTLGLQTYLTAGPKETRAWTIRQGDTAPQAAGVIHSDFQRGFIKAEVVSFDDLIEAGSMAEAKSRGKVRIEGKEYVMADGDVVEFRFNV from the coding sequence GTGGCTCTTACTATTGGCATCGTCGGACTGCCCAACGTCGGCAAATCAACCCTTTTCAACGCACTGACCCGCAACCAGGTGCTCGCTGCGAACTATCCCTTCGCAACGATCGAACCGAACGTCGGAGTCGTGAACCTGCCGGACCCGCGCCTGGCGAAGCTGGCCGAGATCTTCGGTTCGCAGAAGCTGCTGCCGGCGCCTGTGTCCTTCGTGGACATTGCGGGCATCGTCAAGGGCGCCTCCGAGGGCGAAGGCCTGGGCAACAAGTTCCTTGCCAACATCCGCGAGGCTGAGGCCATCGCACAGGTGGTCCGTGTGTTTGACGACCCCGATGTCATCCACGTCGACGGCAAGGTGGACCCGCGCTCCGACATGGAGACCATCAACACCGAGCTGATCCTCGCTGACCTTCAGACCATCGAAAACGCGATCCCGCGCATCGAAAAAGAAGTCAAGATCAAGAAGCGCGATGCCGCAGAACTGGCCGCCATCAAGGCCGCCCAGGTTGTGCTGGAACGTGGCGACACCATCTTCTCCTCCATCAAGACCGACAAGCTTGAGATGGCCCACCTCAAGGAGCTCGGGCTCCTGACGGCCAAGCCCTTCATCTACGTCTTCAACGCCGACGAGGGCATCCTCGGAGATCCCGCCAAGCAGGAGGAACTGCGTGCCCTGGTGGCCCCCGCAGATGCCGTCTTCCTTGACGCCAAACTCGAGTCCGACCTCGTTGAGCTCGACGAAGAAGAAGCCCGCGAGATGCTGGAAATGAACGGCCAGTCCGAGTCCGGCCTGGACCAGCTGGCACGCGTCGGATTCCACACCCTCGGCCTGCAGACCTACCTCACGGCCGGCCCCAAGGAAACCCGTGCCTGGACCATCCGGCAGGGCGACACGGCGCCCCAGGCGGCCGGCGTGATCCACTCCGACTTCCAGCGCGGCTTCATCAAGGCCGAAGTTGTCTCCTTCGATGACCTCATCGAGGCCGGCTCCATGGCCGAGGCGAAGTCCCGCGGCAAGGTCCGCATCGAAGGCAAAGAGTATGTAATGGCCGACGGCGACGTGGTGGAGTTCCGCTTCAACGTCTAG
- a CDS encoding ABC transporter substrate-binding protein yields the protein MRFSRTSKALGVAAVIALAMTGCGGGSNNDSGASGGNPNKVIIADGSEPQRPLMPADINEVGGGKIATLIFSGLVSYDPSGKPVNELAESIEAPDAKNFTIKIKKDQKFTNGEAITAKTFVDSWNYGAAAKNAQLSATFFESIKGYDETSAKGSTVDTMSGLKVVDDTTFTVELKQPESDWPLRLGYTAFMPVPAAALADPKTYGEKPVGNGPYKMAENGWQHNVQIQLVPNADYNGPRKAKNGGVTFKIFQNDDAAYQDLLGNNLDILQTIPTSALANFKTDLGDRFIEKPYAGNQTIAIPEYLPEWSGEAGKLRRQAISMAMNREEITKVIFSGGRQPAKDFTAPVLDGYSDSIPGSDNLKFDAAKAKDLWAKADAIQKWDPNTVFTIAYNADKGGHKAWVEAVTNQLKNNLGIKAEGLPFATFKEARDLATSGKLTGAIRAGWQADYPSLYNFLGPIYKTGAGSNDARYENPTFDKAISDGLSAPSVAEGNKAMNKAQEILLQDLPAIPLWYQVSQGGWSTGVTNVDYGWDGVPLYYNITGK from the coding sequence ATGCGTTTTTCGCGCACTTCCAAAGCTCTAGGCGTAGCGGCGGTCATCGCCCTCGCAATGACCGGTTGCGGCGGCGGCAGCAACAATGACTCCGGTGCATCCGGAGGAAATCCCAACAAGGTCATCATCGCTGACGGTTCTGAGCCGCAGCGGCCGCTGATGCCGGCGGACATCAACGAGGTTGGCGGCGGAAAGATCGCGACGCTGATCTTCTCGGGCCTCGTCAGCTACGACCCCTCCGGCAAGCCGGTCAACGAACTGGCTGAGTCCATTGAGGCGCCTGACGCCAAGAACTTCACAATCAAGATCAAGAAGGACCAGAAATTCACCAACGGCGAAGCCATCACGGCCAAGACGTTTGTTGACTCCTGGAACTACGGTGCGGCAGCAAAGAACGCTCAGTTGAGTGCGACATTCTTTGAGAGCATCAAGGGCTACGACGAGACCAGCGCCAAGGGTTCAACCGTCGACACCATGTCCGGTCTGAAGGTTGTGGACGACACCACCTTCACCGTTGAGCTCAAGCAGCCCGAGTCCGACTGGCCGCTGCGACTTGGCTACACGGCCTTCATGCCGGTCCCTGCCGCAGCACTTGCAGACCCGAAGACCTACGGCGAAAAGCCGGTAGGCAACGGCCCGTACAAGATGGCAGAGAACGGTTGGCAGCACAACGTGCAAATCCAGCTCGTTCCCAATGCTGACTACAACGGTCCGCGCAAGGCCAAGAACGGTGGCGTGACGTTCAAGATCTTCCAGAACGATGACGCCGCGTACCAGGACCTCCTGGGCAACAACCTGGACATCCTCCAGACGATCCCGACGAGCGCCCTCGCCAACTTCAAGACGGACCTCGGTGATCGCTTCATCGAGAAGCCGTACGCCGGCAACCAGACCATCGCCATCCCGGAATACCTCCCGGAGTGGAGCGGTGAAGCCGGTAAGTTGCGCCGCCAGGCCATCTCCATGGCAATGAACCGTGAAGAGATCACGAAGGTGATCTTCAGCGGTGGCCGTCAGCCGGCGAAGGACTTCACGGCTCCCGTCCTGGATGGCTACAGCGACAGCATCCCGGGCTCGGACAACCTCAAGTTCGACGCCGCCAAGGCCAAGGACCTTTGGGCCAAGGCTGACGCCATCCAGAAGTGGGACCCGAACACCGTCTTCACCATCGCGTACAACGCTGACAAGGGTGGTCACAAGGCATGGGTTGAGGCTGTTACCAACCAGCTGAAGAACAACCTCGGCATCAAGGCAGAGGGTCTTCCGTTTGCTACCTTCAAGGAAGCCCGTGACCTCGCCACTTCCGGAAAGCTGACCGGTGCGATCCGTGCGGGTTGGCAGGCCGACTACCCGTCGCTGTACAACTTCCTGGGCCCGATCTACAAGACCGGTGCCGGCTCGAACGATGCCCGTTATGAGAACCCGACCTTCGACAAGGCCATCTCTGACGGTCTCTCCGCTCCTTCAGTTGCTGAGGGTAACAAGGCAATGAACAAGGCGCAGGAAATCCTCCTCCAGGATCTGCCGGCCATCCCGCTGTGGTACCAGGTGTCGCAGGGCGGCTGGAGCACAGGCGTCACGAATGTTGACTACGGCTGGGACGGCGTCCCGCTCTACTACAACATCACTGGCAAGTAA
- a CDS encoding nucleotidyltransferase, translating into MYQRPLPHEALETRRRELVALAYRFGLSRPHIFSSAARCVDQLGNGFDILVARSPGVGLLGIAAFAAVASDSMGVELDVVAEGAFPPDYVESPRFC; encoded by the coding sequence GTGTACCAGCGTCCTCTGCCTCATGAAGCTCTTGAAACCCGCCGCCGTGAGCTGGTCGCCCTGGCCTATCGTTTCGGGCTGAGCCGCCCGCATATCTTCAGCTCTGCTGCCCGGTGCGTCGACCAGCTCGGCAATGGTTTCGACATTCTGGTTGCACGATCCCCTGGCGTCGGACTGCTCGGGATCGCTGCTTTCGCAGCTGTGGCCAGCGACTCGATGGGCGTTGAACTTGATGTGGTTGCTGAGGGTGCGTTTCCTCCGGATTACGTGGAGAGCCCTCGGTTCTGCTAA
- a CDS encoding ABC transporter ATP-binding protein — translation MNTSVHIKEEPAGSERPLLEIKNLAINFATSNGEVNAVRNAHFTVMPGETVAIVGESGSGKSTSALAAIGLLPGNGRVAAGEILFDGEDIAHASEKRMIELRGNSIGMVPQDPMSNLNPVWKIGFQVKETLKANGLPSGPEDIAKVLSEAGLPDAARRAKQYPHEFSGGMRQRALIAIGLSCQPRLLIADEPTSALDVTVQRQILDHLDKMTSELGTAVLLITHDLGLAAERADKVVVMYKGQVVESGPSLELLRNPRHPYTKRLVSSAPSLASRRIQVAKEQGVESDELLAPSEPVIVESALPEEVLKVEELTKVFKLRGGIGKTTDFKAVDSVSFSVRRGTTTAIVGESGSGKSTVAQMVLNLLEPTSGKIIFDGVDTSTLNSKDLFKFRRRVQPIFQDPYGSLDPMYNIFRTIEEPLRTHKIGTKASREKKVRELLDQVALPQSTMRRYPNELSGGQRQRIAIARALALDPEVIICDEAVSALDVLVQAQVLNLLAELQDNLGLTYLFITHDLAVVRQIADHVCVMQKGKLVETGSTDDVFDNPREAYTQALLDAIPGGSLLLPPEVA, via the coding sequence ATGAACACATCGGTTCACATCAAGGAAGAACCAGCTGGCTCTGAACGTCCGTTGCTGGAGATCAAGAATCTGGCCATCAACTTCGCCACAAGCAACGGTGAGGTCAACGCCGTCAGGAACGCGCATTTCACCGTCATGCCAGGGGAGACGGTGGCGATTGTAGGAGAGTCCGGCTCCGGTAAATCCACCTCCGCCCTCGCCGCTATCGGGTTGCTTCCGGGCAATGGTCGGGTAGCCGCCGGAGAGATCCTCTTCGACGGCGAAGATATCGCCCACGCCAGCGAAAAGCGCATGATCGAGCTCCGCGGCAATTCCATTGGCATGGTGCCCCAGGATCCGATGTCCAACCTCAACCCAGTGTGGAAAATCGGGTTCCAGGTCAAGGAGACACTGAAGGCCAACGGTCTTCCCTCCGGGCCGGAAGACATCGCCAAAGTGCTGTCTGAGGCGGGGTTGCCTGACGCAGCGCGTCGGGCCAAGCAGTACCCGCACGAGTTTTCCGGCGGTATGCGCCAGCGCGCCCTCATCGCCATTGGCTTGTCCTGCCAGCCGCGCCTGCTGATCGCGGACGAGCCGACGTCGGCCCTCGACGTCACGGTCCAGCGCCAAATTCTGGATCACCTGGACAAGATGACGTCCGAGCTGGGGACCGCTGTCCTGCTTATCACCCACGACCTCGGCCTGGCGGCCGAGCGGGCTGACAAAGTCGTGGTGATGTACAAAGGCCAGGTCGTCGAGTCCGGACCTTCCCTGGAGCTGCTGCGTAATCCGAGGCACCCGTACACCAAGCGTTTGGTGTCTTCGGCGCCTTCCCTCGCATCGCGTCGTATCCAGGTTGCCAAGGAACAGGGCGTTGAGTCCGATGAACTCCTGGCACCCAGCGAGCCGGTGATCGTGGAATCAGCGCTCCCGGAGGAAGTGCTGAAGGTTGAGGAACTGACCAAGGTCTTCAAGCTCCGTGGCGGCATTGGCAAGACGACGGACTTCAAGGCTGTGGACTCGGTGTCGTTTTCCGTACGGCGTGGCACAACCACGGCAATCGTGGGCGAGTCGGGATCCGGAAAGTCGACCGTGGCCCAGATGGTGCTCAACCTGTTGGAGCCCACCTCGGGCAAGATCATTTTCGATGGTGTGGACACATCCACGTTGAACAGCAAGGACCTGTTCAAGTTCCGTCGCCGGGTGCAGCCGATTTTCCAAGACCCTTACGGCTCCTTGGACCCGATGTACAACATCTTCAGGACCATTGAAGAGCCGTTGCGGACCCACAAAATCGGTACCAAGGCCAGCCGTGAAAAGAAAGTGCGCGAGCTGCTGGACCAAGTTGCTTTGCCACAGTCCACAATGCGGCGGTACCCGAACGAACTCTCGGGTGGCCAGCGTCAGCGTATTGCAATCGCACGCGCCTTGGCCTTGGATCCTGAAGTCATCATCTGTGACGAGGCCGTGTCCGCGCTCGATGTCCTGGTCCAAGCCCAAGTCCTGAACCTCCTCGCAGAACTTCAGGACAACCTTGGGTTGACCTACCTGTTTATCACCCACGACCTCGCTGTGGTCCGGCAGATCGCAGACCACGTGTGCGTCATGCAAAAGGGCAAGCTCGTTGAAACGGGCAGCACGGACGATGTCTTCGACAACCCCCGCGAGGCCTACACGCAGGCCCTGCTGGACGCGATTCCCGGTGGTTCGCTGCTGCTGCCTCCCGAGGTGGCCTGA
- the xseA gene encoding exodeoxyribonuclease VII large subunit → MSADAMPESTLPGTAAETSPDNPWPLQLLSRKLKAHIERAPAAWIEGQVIEMNRRGGNAFLTLRDVDAEISLPASVWSTVLDRQKIPLERGSRVVALVKADFWVKTGRLNMSVKDIRPVGLGDLLVRIERLRQALAAEGLFADSRKRKLPLLPHRIGLITGRDSDAKKDVMRNAALRWPAVEFDVREVAVQGNTAVSQIIAALKKLDADPHVDVIVLARGGGALEDLLPFSNEDLIRAVSAATTPVVSAIGHEADRPILDDVADLRASTPTDAAKRIVPDVAEELAMVRQARDHLRRGISRLVDRETDRLQSLKSRPVLASPASMVDARAEDIHRLQRRTHSAVSTAVVRALDQVHHLRAQVRALSPQKTLDRGYAVVQLIGEDQAGHHVVSSPEEAPDGTALAVRVAHGRFTAVSKGHAEHLDP, encoded by the coding sequence ATGTCCGCTGACGCCATGCCTGAATCAACCCTTCCGGGAACTGCTGCGGAAACCAGCCCGGACAACCCCTGGCCGCTGCAGCTGCTCTCCCGCAAGCTCAAGGCCCACATCGAGCGCGCGCCGGCGGCGTGGATCGAGGGCCAGGTCATTGAAATGAACCGCAGGGGCGGCAACGCGTTCCTCACCCTTAGGGATGTGGATGCCGAGATTTCCCTGCCCGCTTCTGTGTGGTCCACGGTGCTGGACCGGCAGAAGATACCGCTGGAGCGCGGCTCGCGGGTGGTGGCGTTGGTCAAGGCGGACTTCTGGGTGAAAACCGGCCGCCTGAACATGTCGGTCAAGGACATCCGCCCAGTGGGGCTCGGTGACCTGCTCGTGAGGATCGAAAGGCTACGCCAGGCATTGGCCGCAGAAGGCCTGTTTGCCGATTCCCGGAAGAGGAAGCTGCCGCTGCTCCCCCACCGCATCGGCCTGATCACCGGCAGGGACTCGGACGCTAAGAAGGACGTCATGCGCAATGCCGCCCTGCGCTGGCCCGCCGTTGAGTTCGACGTTCGGGAAGTGGCCGTCCAGGGCAACACCGCCGTCTCCCAGATCATTGCCGCATTGAAGAAACTGGACGCCGACCCACACGTTGACGTCATCGTACTCGCCCGCGGCGGTGGCGCCCTGGAGGACCTTCTCCCCTTCAGCAACGAGGACCTCATCCGTGCCGTCTCAGCAGCAACCACGCCGGTGGTCAGTGCCATCGGACATGAAGCGGACCGACCCATCCTGGACGATGTAGCGGATCTGCGCGCCTCCACGCCGACGGATGCAGCGAAGCGGATTGTGCCTGATGTCGCAGAAGAATTGGCGATGGTCCGCCAAGCAAGGGATCACCTTCGTCGCGGAATCAGTCGCCTCGTTGACCGCGAGACGGACAGGCTCCAGTCCTTGAAGTCCAGGCCGGTCCTGGCATCCCCGGCCTCCATGGTGGACGCCAGGGCCGAGGACATCCACCGCCTCCAGCGCAGGACACATTCGGCGGTGAGCACAGCCGTTGTGCGGGCCTTGGACCAGGTGCACCACTTGCGGGCCCAGGTCCGCGCACTTTCGCCGCAAAAAACCCTGGACCGCGGTTACGCCGTCGTCCAACTTATCGGGGAAGACCAAGCGGGACACCACGTAGTCAGCAGTCCCGAGGAGGCGCCGGACGGGACAGCACTGGCCGTTCGAGTGGCCCACGGGAGATTCACGGCCGTCTCCAAGGGCCATGCTGAACACCTGGACCCCTGA
- a CDS encoding DNA recombination protein RmuC — translation MDGFGLVLALLMLLIGAAVGLAAGYVVFRRRGAGLEEDFDAVSSRLSEVTAQLAAADAERRLLFTQNRELSAARNSDGSVLRALAPVAEKLTAVQQQVSLLERDRVEQYGQLAQQLQDARLSDEQLLRSTHALASALRSNSARGQWGEVQLRRVVEASGMLRHVDFHEQVHSGKTETTLRPDLVVQLPGGKQLVVDAKVPLASYLAAQEQLHGDGAFGESVTSASNQDSKTLLAQHAKALKAHIDALATKKYWDIPGNSPELVICFLPAESILASALEADPALLEHALSRNVVLASPGTLLAVLKSVAFTWRQDVLTDSAHELFELAKQLYERMGTLGENVSKLGSSLKTSVDRYNAMVGTLEARVLPTARKLNTMDDAGLTAPPSVEAVPRALAAPELLEDREDHESAA, via the coding sequence ATGGATGGATTTGGATTGGTTTTGGCCCTGCTGATGCTGCTGATCGGCGCTGCGGTCGGTCTCGCTGCCGGTTACGTTGTTTTCCGACGCCGGGGCGCAGGTTTGGAAGAGGACTTCGACGCCGTTTCGTCGCGGCTTTCGGAGGTGACTGCCCAGTTGGCAGCGGCCGACGCCGAGCGGCGGCTTTTGTTTACGCAGAACCGTGAGTTGAGCGCGGCCAGGAACTCGGACGGCAGCGTCCTGCGGGCTCTGGCTCCCGTTGCCGAGAAACTGACGGCGGTGCAGCAGCAGGTCTCACTGCTGGAACGCGACCGCGTGGAGCAATACGGCCAGCTTGCCCAACAGCTCCAGGATGCCCGACTTTCCGATGAACAACTCCTCAGGTCGACCCATGCCTTGGCTTCGGCCCTGCGTTCCAACAGCGCACGCGGCCAGTGGGGCGAGGTCCAACTCCGCAGGGTGGTGGAGGCATCGGGGATGCTGCGCCACGTTGACTTCCACGAACAGGTTCATTCCGGCAAAACCGAGACCACCTTGCGGCCTGACCTCGTGGTTCAGCTTCCCGGCGGCAAGCAGCTGGTGGTGGACGCCAAGGTCCCGTTGGCCTCCTACCTCGCCGCCCAGGAGCAGTTGCACGGGGACGGGGCCTTCGGTGAATCGGTAACCTCTGCCAGCAATCAGGACTCCAAAACGCTCCTGGCTCAGCACGCCAAAGCCCTTAAGGCCCATATTGATGCTCTTGCAACCAAGAAGTACTGGGATATCCCCGGCAACTCCCCCGAACTCGTGATCTGCTTCCTGCCGGCTGAGTCCATCCTGGCCTCCGCCCTTGAGGCTGACCCCGCTTTGCTGGAGCACGCCCTCTCCCGGAACGTGGTCCTGGCCTCGCCCGGAACGCTGTTGGCTGTCTTGAAATCTGTGGCCTTCACCTGGCGGCAGGATGTGCTCACCGACAGTGCACACGAGCTGTTTGAACTCGCTAAGCAGCTTTACGAACGCATGGGCACGCTCGGTGAGAACGTCAGCAAGCTGGGAAGCTCCCTCAAGACGTCGGTGGACCGCTACAACGCCATGGTGGGGACCTTGGAGGCGCGCGTCCTGCCGACGGCCCGCAAACTCAATACCATGGACGACGCCGGACTCACAGCCCCGCCGTCTGTCGAAGCAGTCCCCCGGGCCCTGGCAGCGCCGGAACTCCTTGAGGACCGCGAAGACCACGAGTCTGCCGCCTGA
- a CDS encoding ABC transporter permease → MTPDNNLTGQDTAPRHIEHFVADLEETPLQATDKVKEDQAPSSLWGEAWKNLRRQPLFIISAIMILAVVVVSLFPGLFSPIDPSGEACQLANSNGGPVSGHPLGFNKQGCDVYARVIFGTRSSVTVGLFTTLGVVIFGGTIGALAGYYGGWADALLARLTDIFFALPLILGAIVMMQLPVFRANRTVWTLILILITFGWPQIARITRGAVIEVRNADFVMAARSLGVSRFRSLLRHVLPNSLAPIIVVATISLGTFIVAESTLSFLGIGLPPSVMSWGNDIQAAQASLRSNPMPLLYPAIALSITVLSFIMLGDALRDALDPKARKR, encoded by the coding sequence ATGACTCCTGATAACAACCTGACGGGGCAGGACACAGCCCCGCGTCACATCGAGCACTTCGTTGCTGACCTCGAAGAGACGCCGCTGCAAGCCACCGACAAGGTGAAGGAGGACCAGGCGCCCTCCAGCCTCTGGGGTGAGGCATGGAAGAACCTGCGTAGGCAGCCGCTCTTTATCATCTCGGCCATCATGATCCTGGCTGTTGTTGTGGTCTCCCTGTTCCCCGGCCTGTTCTCACCGATCGACCCCTCTGGTGAAGCCTGCCAGCTTGCCAACTCTAACGGCGGACCGGTCAGTGGACATCCCTTGGGCTTCAACAAACAGGGTTGCGATGTCTATGCCCGTGTGATTTTCGGAACACGATCCTCTGTCACCGTCGGCCTGTTCACAACACTCGGAGTTGTCATTTTCGGTGGAACCATCGGTGCCCTTGCCGGCTACTACGGTGGCTGGGCTGATGCCCTTCTGGCCCGCCTGACGGACATCTTCTTTGCCCTGCCGCTGATCCTCGGCGCGATCGTCATGATGCAGCTCCCTGTATTCCGGGCCAACCGGACTGTATGGACGCTGATCCTCATTCTGATCACTTTCGGGTGGCCACAAATTGCCCGCATCACCAGGGGCGCCGTCATCGAGGTACGAAACGCGGACTTCGTGATGGCAGCCAGGTCGTTGGGCGTTTCGCGCTTCCGGTCATTGCTCCGCCACGTTCTGCCCAACTCCTTGGCTCCAATCATTGTGGTGGCCACCATCTCGCTGGGTACCTTTATCGTGGCTGAATCCACCCTGTCATTCCTGGGTATCGGTCTGCCCCCGAGTGTTATGTCGTGGGGTAATGACATCCAGGCAGCACAGGCATCGTTGAGGTCCAACCCCATGCCGTTGCTGTACCCGGCTATTGCACTTTCGATCACAGTCTTGAGTTTCATCATGCTGGGCGACGCCCTTCGTGATGCCCTCGACCCGAAAGCGCGCAAACGATGA
- a CDS encoding ABC transporter permease, translating to MATYILKRFLQLIPVFLGATLLVYFLVFSLPGDPIAALFGDKPVNEAVAAKLRAQYNLDQPFIVQYLLYLKSIFTFDLGQDFSGRPIAAVLGEVFPVTARLAIMALIFEGVFGIAFGLVAGLRKGKLFDGTVLIASLIVIGIPIFVLGFLLQFFIGVQLGWAKPTVSSAATVQDLILPAIVLGLASFAYVLRLTRTSVIENMNADYVRTATAKGLSRFRVVNVHILRNSLIPVVTFLGADLGALMGGAIVTEGIFNVPGVGNRLYRAVLSGEGPTVVSIVTVLVLVYCVSNLIVDLLYAWLDPRIRYDS from the coding sequence ATGGCCACATACATCCTGAAACGATTCCTCCAGCTGATTCCCGTTTTCCTTGGAGCAACCCTCCTTGTGTACTTCCTGGTGTTCAGCCTCCCGGGTGACCCCATTGCTGCGCTCTTTGGGGATAAACCCGTCAACGAAGCAGTCGCGGCCAAGCTCAGGGCCCAATACAACCTTGACCAGCCGTTTATTGTGCAATACCTGCTCTACCTCAAGAGCATCTTTACTTTTGATCTTGGCCAGGACTTCTCCGGCCGACCCATTGCCGCGGTACTTGGTGAGGTGTTCCCGGTAACGGCCCGCTTGGCGATCATGGCGCTCATCTTTGAAGGCGTCTTCGGTATCGCTTTTGGTCTTGTTGCCGGACTCCGCAAGGGCAAGCTTTTTGACGGGACTGTATTGATCGCCTCCCTGATCGTCATCGGTATTCCGATCTTCGTTCTCGGCTTCCTTCTTCAGTTCTTCATCGGCGTCCAATTGGGGTGGGCTAAGCCCACCGTCAGTTCAGCTGCGACCGTACAAGACCTCATTCTTCCGGCGATCGTGCTGGGCCTGGCATCTTTCGCCTATGTCCTGCGCCTCACCAGGACCAGCGTCATCGAGAACATGAATGCCGATTACGTTCGGACAGCCACGGCCAAGGGGCTTTCACGCTTTAGGGTCGTCAACGTCCATATCCTGAGGAACTCCTTGATTCCGGTCGTCACGTTCCTCGGGGCCGATCTTGGCGCCCTTATGGGTGGCGCGATCGTAACTGAGGGCATCTTCAACGTCCCGGGCGTCGGCAACAGGTTGTACCGCGCAGTTCTTTCCGGGGAAGGACCTACCGTGGTATCAATCGTCACAGTTCTGGTCCTTGTTTACTGTGTCTCGAACCTGATTGTTGACCTTCTGTATGCCTGGCTTGACCCGAGGATCCGCTATGACTCCTGA
- a CDS encoding exodeoxyribonuclease VII small subunit, with protein MTENNAAASGSLDGLSYEEAREQLVAVVSRLEAGGASLEESLALWERGEALAKRCEDWLEGARKRLATARDAGNDGGTSAGGDQQQ; from the coding sequence ATGACTGAGAACAACGCAGCCGCCTCCGGATCCTTGGACGGCTTGAGCTACGAAGAAGCGCGCGAACAACTTGTGGCCGTCGTCAGCCGCCTCGAGGCAGGCGGCGCAAGCCTCGAGGAATCCCTGGCCCTCTGGGAGCGGGGCGAAGCCCTCGCCAAGCGCTGCGAGGACTGGCTGGAAGGTGCCCGCAAGCGTCTGGCGACAGCGCGGGACGCAGGGAACGACGGCGGTACGTCAGCGGGCGGCGACCAGCAGCAGTAG